The Papaver somniferum cultivar HN1 chromosome 3, ASM357369v1, whole genome shotgun sequence genome includes a region encoding these proteins:
- the LOC113360781 gene encoding uncharacterized protein LOC113360781 yields the protein MTTVRTLIAVASNQNWDLHQMDVKNAFLHGELQEEVYMQPPPGLHHDPNQVCKLNKALYGLKQAPRAWFEKFSNAILQYGYSQSAYDSAMFTRKTEKGIVILLLYVDDMIITGSDLKEILSLKRHLFSCFEMKDLGLLRYFLGIEVDKSFNGYFISQVKYATYILQRAGLTDSNTVDTPLELNVKLNSYEGKALSNPTLYRQLVGSLNYLIITRPDISHAVHIVSQFMSYPRSTHYAAVLRILRYIKGTLYQGLHFSSNSDLRLHVYSGSDWAGDVTDRRSTTGYCLFLGNSLISWFSKKQYVVSRSSAEDEYRALAHTTSEIFWLRWLLQDMGVISSEPTPLSCINKAAIHISHNDVFHERTKHIEIDCHFVRHHFKHFTISLPHVSSELQLADIFTKTLPSTHLKFLAFKLNMCFAPS from the coding sequence ATGACTACAGTGCGTACGCTCATTGCTGTTGCTTCTAATCAAAATTGGGATCTTCACCAAATGGACGTCAAAAATGCCTTCCTCcatggagaacttcaagaagaagttTATATGCAACCACCACCAGGATTACATCATGATCCAAATCAAGTATGCAAACTTAACAAAGCATTATATGGtctcaaacaagcacctcgtgcttggtttgaaaaATTCTCAAATGCTATTCTTCAGTATGGATATAGTCAGAGTGCATATGACTCAGCCATGTTTACTCGAAAAACAGAGAAAGGAATAGTTATTCTCCTTCTGTATGTCGATGACATGATCATTACTGGCAGTGACTTAAAGGAAATCCTTTCTTTGAAGCGtcatctattttcttgttttgagatgaaagatcttggtcttTTGAGATACTTTCTTGGGATAGAAGTCGATAAATCCTTTAATGGTTATTTTATTTCTCAAGTTAAGTATGCAACTTACATTCTTCAACGTGCAGGGTTAACTGATAGCAACACTGTTGATACACCTCTAGAACTGAATGTTAAGCTCAACAGTTACGAGGGAAAAGCATTATCTAATCCTACACTATACCGTCAACTTGTAGGGAGTCTTAACTATCTTATTATTACACGACCAGATATCAGCCATGCAGTCCATATTGTAAGCCAGTTTATGTCATATCCAAGATCAACACACTATGCTGCTGTGCTTCGAATTTTGCGATACATCAAAGGTACTTTATATCAAGGTTTACACTTCTCAAGTAATTCGGATCTTCGTCTTCATGTATACTCCGGCTCTGATTGGGCAGGTGACGTTACTGATCGACGATCAACCACTGGATATTGCCTATTTTTGGGTAACTCATTAATCTCTTGGTTTAGTAAGAAACAATATGTGGTATCTCGCTCTAGTGCCGAAGATGAATATCGAGCTCTTGCTCACACTACTTCAGAAATTTTCTGGTTACGGTGGCTTCTTCAAGATATGGGAGTTATATCATCTGAGCCAACTCCACTCTCCTGTATTAACAAGGCTGCTATTCATATTTCCCACAATGATGTGTTCCATGAGCGTACAAAACACATTGAGATTGACTGTCACTTTGTTCGTCATCACTTCAAACACTTTACAATCTCATTGCCCCATGTTTCTTCAGAATTGCAGCTAGCAGACATTTTTACTAAGACTCTACCTTCTACTCATCTGAAGTTCTTGGCTTTCAAACTCAATATGTGCTTTGCACCATCATGA